From Portunus trituberculatus isolate SZX2019 chromosome 50, ASM1759143v1, whole genome shotgun sequence, the proteins below share one genomic window:
- the LOC123499815 gene encoding uncharacterized protein LOC123499815: MKWNVSIVKCDENRRLARASFDRPEGYLCPTAKCQRIRAGGVSSAPVNTPPVEIDVYISLHVFDTSGLHLAIQSDRRVKSWNLTILECLEDLNCFERKVISDTGNHSVISIKEKFLLDTCYRFKLEINSIGICKVWAPGKMFTLPSGCHPQIPKTLKTSEWVVGRRLSWWMVSLGVVLGVVFLVCMTLLSFFVRKYLKNVAMSRGMCENSGVALERARKHRLGAVLILYTQDSEPHIARVTQLISRLKKHICQVYDIFDNSNQEKLSNPSCWLQEIISTPSLKIVLVVSTQILDYFRAILTTCVPSAEQHSWSNADYNNRLLLAAVKHLFDKELVLNYNRVFIVSFGKIELGRECSLLVESRRYILPQHQDALITDVMKESTHCSSNS; the protein is encoded by the exons ATGAAATGGAATGTGAGCATCGTGAAATGTGATGAAAATCGCAGGTTGGCAAGAGCTTCCTTTGACAGG CCGGAGGGTTATCTGTGCCCTACAGCCAAGTGTCAGAGAATCAGAGCTGGAGGGGTCAGCTCTGCTCCTGTGAATACCCCTCCTGTTGAAATTGATGTCTATATTTCTTTACATGTCTTTGA CACCAGTGGTCTTCACCTTGCCATCCAGTCAGATAGACGTGTGAAGTCATGGaacctgaccatcttggagtgCCTTGAGGACTTGAATTGCTTTGAAAGGAAAGTTATAAGTGATACAGGCAATCACAGTGTTAtatcaataaaagagaaatttcTGTTGGATACTTGTTACAGGTTCAAG TTGGAAATAAACAGCATTGGCATCTGCAAAGTGTGGGCACCTGGAAAAATGTTTACATTGCCTTCTGGATGTCATCCACAAATCCCCAAAACATTGAAAACTTCAGAATG GGTGGTAGGCAGAAGACTGAGCTGGTGGATGGTGTCCCTTGGAGTTGTGCTGGGAGTTGTATTCCTTGTCTGCATGACACTGCTGAGTTTTTTTGTCAGGAAGTATCTGAAGAATGTAGCTA TGTCGAGAGGCATGTGTGAAAATTCAGGAGTAGCATTGGAGAGGGCAAGGAAGCACAGACTGGGAGCAGTCCTCATCTTGTACACCCAGGACAGTGAGCCTCACATTGCCAGGGTGACACAATTGATATCGAGGCTGAAGAAACATATTTGCCAG GTGTATGACATCTTTGATAACAGCAATCAAGAGAAATTGAGTAATCCTTCATGTTGGCTTCAAGAAATCATTTCCACACCTTCCTTGAagattgtgttggtggtgtctACTCAGATCTTGGATTACTTCCGTGCCATCCTTACCACTTGTGTTCCTTCAG CTGAACAGCATAGCTGGTCTAATGCAGATTACAATAACCGCCTTCTGTTAGCAGCAGTCAAGCATCTCTTTGATAAAGAGCTTGTTTTGAATTACAACAGAGTATTTATTGTGAG CTTTGGTAAGATAGAATTGGGCAGGGAGTGCAGTCTGCTTGTGGAGAGCCGTCGCTATATCTTGCCGCAGCACCAGGATGCTCTCATTACTGATGTCATGAAGGAAAGCACACACTGCTCTTCAAATTCTTAA
- the LOC123499821 gene encoding probable RNA-binding protein CG14230 isoform X2, giving the protein MASTRLFIGGLSDRVDRQELGEKVARYAPVTSIDLKEKTDLEGNVVQRFAYVNVDGAPSQVEQCIEQLNGVSWKGSYLRVEQAKESFLDRLNRERAARKGEDNTYFGRSDYLGIKRQRPNVINTEGSLVEFREQRFSKEHSKKRKEWNTNDENCLSPEKKSLQYSEVLLPESHLVSGKKERKKKKNEVEAEILSSFKQFSSVWADSDNENEDAQGGGKFAKPGQESQRGTKAIQAVASSRVVQNDDSDATVEEDSNSIGSCTGVREEQQTQLDILEGLDDPHSGGRSAVYEKGQDMGEEHQQKRGQVAADKPTLKETMPSEPDASSKYVRVSKDLSFGQNTGFSLLAHFSRMGKEEAEKEEVAAPPVSVPRSLVTVHQKVKSRPFFICKDDREIKGLSNYFVVAVAQY; this is encoded by the exons atggCTTCCACACGGCTGTTCATTGGAGGACTGAGTGATAGAGTTGACAGGCAGGAGCTTGGAGAGAAAGTGGCACGTTATGCTCCTGTCACCAGCATTGACCTCAAGGAAAAGACTGATCTGGAGGGAAATGTTGTGCAAAGGTTTGCATATGTCAATGTAGATGGAGCACCATCTCAGGTGGAACAGT GTATTGAGCAGCTGAATGGTGTGTCATGGAAGGGCTCCTATCTTAGGGTGGAGCAAGCAAAGGAGAGTTTTCTTGATCGTTTGAACCGGGAACGAGCTGCCAGGAAGGGAGAAGACAACACTTACTTTGGAAGATCAGACTATTTGGGCATCAAAAGACAAAGACCAAATGTCATAAATACAGAAGGTAGTCTTGTGGAATTCAGAGAACAAAGATTTTCTAAAGAAcattcaaagaaaagaaaagaatggaatacTAATGATGAAAACTGTTTGTCtccagaaaagaaaagtttacaATATAGTGAAGTTTTACTGCCAGAATCTCATTTGGTctctggaaagaaagaaagaaagaaaaagaaaaatgaggttgAAGCAGAAATTTTATCCAGTTTTAAACAGTTCAGTTCAGTGTGGGCTGATtctgataatgaaaatgaagatgcaCAAGGGGGAGGCAAGTTTGCTAAGCCTGGCCAGGAGTCACAAAGAGGAACCAAAGCCATACAG GCTGTGGCTTCCTCCAGAGTTGTCCAGAATGATGATTCTGATGCCACTGTTGAGGAAGACTCCAACAGCATCGGCAGCTGCACTGGTGTGAGGGAAGAGCAGCAGACACAGCTGGATATTTTGGAAGGTCTTGATGACCCTCACAG TGGAGGGAGGAGTGCTGTGTATGAGAAAGGCCAGGACATGGGGGAAGAACACCAGCAAAAAAGAGGCCAAGTTGCAGCAGACAAACCA ACTTTGAAGGAGACCATGCCATCTGAACCTGACGCCAGTAGCAAATATGTGAGGGTGTCCAAAGACCTGAGTTTTGGTCAGAACACGGGCTTCAGCTTGCTGGCTCATTTTTCCAGGATGGGTAAAGAAG AagctgagaaggaagaagtggcaGCACCACCTGTAAGTGTCCCAAGGTCACTTGTTACTGTGCACCAGAAAGTGAAGAGTAgacctttcttcatatgtaagGATGATCGTGAGATTAAAGGTTTgtccaattattttgttgttgcagtagcTCAGTACTAA
- the LOC123499821 gene encoding probable RNA-binding protein CG14230 isoform X1 codes for MTGGRVEAVQSELVRSTGPGVVRIQAKIQEMASTRLFIGGLSDRVDRQELGEKVARYAPVTSIDLKEKTDLEGNVVQRFAYVNVDGAPSQVEQCIEQLNGVSWKGSYLRVEQAKESFLDRLNRERAARKGEDNTYFGRSDYLGIKRQRPNVINTEGSLVEFREQRFSKEHSKKRKEWNTNDENCLSPEKKSLQYSEVLLPESHLVSGKKERKKKKNEVEAEILSSFKQFSSVWADSDNENEDAQGGGKFAKPGQESQRGTKAIQAVASSRVVQNDDSDATVEEDSNSIGSCTGVREEQQTQLDILEGLDDPHSGGRSAVYEKGQDMGEEHQQKRGQVAADKPTLKETMPSEPDASSKYVRVSKDLSFGQNTGFSLLAHFSRMGKEEAEKEEVAAPPVSVPRSLVTVHQKVKSRPFFICKDDREIKGLSNYFVVAVAQY; via the exons ATGACAGGTGGAAGAGTTGAGGCAGTCCAGTCCGAGCTCGTAAGGTCCACTGGCCCAGGCGTTGTTAGGATTCAAG ctaaaatacaagaaatggCTTCCACACGGCTGTTCATTGGAGGACTGAGTGATAGAGTTGACAGGCAGGAGCTTGGAGAGAAAGTGGCACGTTATGCTCCTGTCACCAGCATTGACCTCAAGGAAAAGACTGATCTGGAGGGAAATGTTGTGCAAAGGTTTGCATATGTCAATGTAGATGGAGCACCATCTCAGGTGGAACAGT GTATTGAGCAGCTGAATGGTGTGTCATGGAAGGGCTCCTATCTTAGGGTGGAGCAAGCAAAGGAGAGTTTTCTTGATCGTTTGAACCGGGAACGAGCTGCCAGGAAGGGAGAAGACAACACTTACTTTGGAAGATCAGACTATTTGGGCATCAAAAGACAAAGACCAAATGTCATAAATACAGAAGGTAGTCTTGTGGAATTCAGAGAACAAAGATTTTCTAAAGAAcattcaaagaaaagaaaagaatggaatacTAATGATGAAAACTGTTTGTCtccagaaaagaaaagtttacaATATAGTGAAGTTTTACTGCCAGAATCTCATTTGGTctctggaaagaaagaaagaaagaaaaagaaaaatgaggttgAAGCAGAAATTTTATCCAGTTTTAAACAGTTCAGTTCAGTGTGGGCTGATtctgataatgaaaatgaagatgcaCAAGGGGGAGGCAAGTTTGCTAAGCCTGGCCAGGAGTCACAAAGAGGAACCAAAGCCATACAG GCTGTGGCTTCCTCCAGAGTTGTCCAGAATGATGATTCTGATGCCACTGTTGAGGAAGACTCCAACAGCATCGGCAGCTGCACTGGTGTGAGGGAAGAGCAGCAGACACAGCTGGATATTTTGGAAGGTCTTGATGACCCTCACAG TGGAGGGAGGAGTGCTGTGTATGAGAAAGGCCAGGACATGGGGGAAGAACACCAGCAAAAAAGAGGCCAAGTTGCAGCAGACAAACCA ACTTTGAAGGAGACCATGCCATCTGAACCTGACGCCAGTAGCAAATATGTGAGGGTGTCCAAAGACCTGAGTTTTGGTCAGAACACGGGCTTCAGCTTGCTGGCTCATTTTTCCAGGATGGGTAAAGAAG AagctgagaaggaagaagtggcaGCACCACCTGTAAGTGTCCCAAGGTCACTTGTTACTGTGCACCAGAAAGTGAAGAGTAgacctttcttcatatgtaagGATGATCGTGAGATTAAAGGTTTgtccaattattttgttgttgcagtagcTCAGTACTAA
- the LOC123499820 gene encoding ubiquitin-associated domain-containing protein 1-like isoform X1, whose protein sequence is MLGWLKKRARGSIQARYISCLLRRDLAQADMFVAEPVQSLLTHNLKLVVLNSEGRDYSLEVPTDMTVEQVKKMAVGHFSNPLEAVGGDDRTSADGCKTGGGGRSYRLVLVREARPLMEANSIQLEQLLDNDELLLVERREAPPANELVPESTAEAPTMAQITAVTAQLPKRNYIHDTDAGQYSDDFQTELRRILVTMIEASVRLISANPDSEEIFSQILDKLERRHRPHVDRNALRQLTEMGFPEAKATKALQIRRNVTEAMEWLLERGSSDEVEGDCIFGGARNAAGDTTSTSTTTGTTTTTASSSTSPSHNPVHNDVPQDPAQKVLKTFLQYRKKWFQPNPQALQELKVMGFAEEDAINALRVSGNKKEVACHVLLGSQSVMTDDQGLDRDSPIISAILSSPVIQLALPKPKTLLALMMWYDSPTHPSMWLSDPDTHPFVSQVIRIYHAEKHSLNRGRLPPPAVSSAASTDSSASNSSSSSISSSEPGVLRFMSRPGVTSGPGGGVTTTYGFSVRTSEGQPHPQFSSSLTPGQCSQIFITVRNGSGGASEQPLSWLPTSAANHRSSPSRTIPSALTPSQVARINPEEPMSHSGSPIRSSVAGRGGSEVPNGVSMNLVEQSPLYNMTVEQHPAPDVEMEDSPTDSQAMDTQ, encoded by the exons ATGCTTGGCTGGCTAAAGAAAAGAGCCAGAGGGAGCATCCAGGCGCGCTACATCAGCTGTCTCCTGCGTCGCGATCTGGCCCAAGCAGACATGTTCGTGGCCGAGCCTGTACAGTCCCTGCTCACTCACAACCTCAAG CTGGTTGTGCTGAACAGTGAGGGCCGTGACTACTCCTTGGAGGTGCCAACAGACATGACAGTGGAGCAGGTGAAGAAAATGGCAGTGGGTCACTTCTCCAACCCTTTGGAGGCAGTTGGAGGGGATGACCGAACATCTGCAGATGGTTGTAAGACAGGAGGCGGAGGGCGGTCATACCGGCTGGTACTGGTGCGGGAGGCACGACCTCTTATGGAAGCCAACTCCATTCAACTGGAACAACTCCTTGACAATG atgagctgctgctggtggAGCGTCGTGAGGCACCTCCTGCTAATGAGTTGGTCCCAGAGAGCACAGCCGAGGCTCCTACCATGGCACAGATAACTGCTGTAACAGCACAGCTGCCAAAGAGGAACTATATCCATGATACAGATGCTGGCCAATATTCAGATGAT TTCCAGACAGAGCTGCGGCGCATCCTTGTGACCATGATAGAGGCTTCTGTGCGTCTCATCAGTGCCAATCCAGATTCAGAAGAAATCTTCAGCCAGATTTTGGACAAACTGGAGCGTCGCCATCGCCCACATGTGGATCGCAATGCTTTGCGTCAACTTACAGAGATGGGCTTCCCTGAAGCTAAGGCCACCAAGGCTCTTCAGATCAGAAG AAATGTGACGGAAGCAATGGAGTGGCTTCTGGAACGAGGGAGTTCAGATGAGGTAGAGGGCGATTGCATTTTTGGAGGAGCCAGGAATGCTGCTGGTGATACTACCTCCACCTCAACCACTACaggcaccactaccaccactgcctcctcctctactagTCCTTCCCATAACCCTGTACACAATGATGTGCCTCAGGATCCTGCCCAGAAAGTTCTCAAAACTTTCCTGCAGTACAGGAAAAAATGGTTCCAG CCCAATCCACAAGCCCTGCAGGAGCTCAAAGTCATGGGCTTTGCAGAAGAGGATGCCATCAATGCTCTCAGAGTTAGTGGCAATAAAAAGGAGGTTGCG TGTCATGTGTTGCTGGGCTCCCAGTCAGTGATGACAGACGACCAGGGCCTGGACCGAGACTCGCCCATCATCTCTGCCATTCTCTCTTCCCCTGTCATTCAGTTAGCATTGCCTAAGCCAAAAACTTTGCTAG CCTTGATGATGTGGTATGACAGCCCCACCCATCCCAGCATGTGGCTCAGTGATCCAGACACTCATCCATTCGTGAGCCAAGTTATCCGTATCTATCATGCAGAGAAGCATAGCCTCAACAGGGGACGCTTGCCCCCTCCAGCAGTGTCTTCTGCAGCCTCCACTGACTCATCAGCatccaactcttcctcttcttcaatctcGTCCTCTGAGCCTGGCGTGCTAAGGTTTATGAGCCGTCCTGGAGTGACCAGCGGGCCTGGAGGGGGTGTGACTACTACATATGGATTTTCTGTGAGAACTAGTGAAGGACAACCTCATCCTCAATTCTCATCCTCCCTAACACCAGGCCAGTGTTCCCAGATATTCATTACTGTACGaaacggtagtggtggtgcatcGGAGCAACCTCTGAGCTGGCTTCCCACCTCGGCAGCCAATCATCGGTCCTCTCCCTCCAGAACCATTCCCTCAGCACTGACTCCCTCACAGGTCGCTAGAATTAACCCTGAAGAGCCTATGTCCCACTCTGGGTCTCCCATTAGGTCCTCAGTAGCAGGTCGGGGAGGGTCAGAGGTGCCGAATGGAGTAAGCATGAATTTGGTGGAGCAGAGTCCTTTGTACAATATGACAGTGGAACAACATCCTGCCCCTGATGTTGAGATGGAAGACTCACCCACAGACTCACAGGCCATGGACACACAATAA
- the LOC123499820 gene encoding ubiquitin-associated domain-containing protein 1-like isoform X2, giving the protein MLGWLKKRARGSIQARYISCLLRRDLAQADMFVAEPVQSLLTHNLKLVVLNSEGRDYSLEVPTDMTVEQVKKMAVGHFSNPLEAVGGDDRTSADGCKTGGGGRSYRLVLVREARPLMEANSIQLEQLLDNDELLLVERREAPPANELVPESTAEAPTMAQITAVTAQLPKRNYIHDTDAGQYSDDTELRRILVTMIEASVRLISANPDSEEIFSQILDKLERRHRPHVDRNALRQLTEMGFPEAKATKALQIRRNVTEAMEWLLERGSSDEVEGDCIFGGARNAAGDTTSTSTTTGTTTTTASSSTSPSHNPVHNDVPQDPAQKVLKTFLQYRKKWFQPNPQALQELKVMGFAEEDAINALRVSGNKKEVACHVLLGSQSVMTDDQGLDRDSPIISAILSSPVIQLALPKPKTLLALMMWYDSPTHPSMWLSDPDTHPFVSQVIRIYHAEKHSLNRGRLPPPAVSSAASTDSSASNSSSSSISSSEPGVLRFMSRPGVTSGPGGGVTTTYGFSVRTSEGQPHPQFSSSLTPGQCSQIFITVRNGSGGASEQPLSWLPTSAANHRSSPSRTIPSALTPSQVARINPEEPMSHSGSPIRSSVAGRGGSEVPNGVSMNLVEQSPLYNMTVEQHPAPDVEMEDSPTDSQAMDTQ; this is encoded by the exons ATGCTTGGCTGGCTAAAGAAAAGAGCCAGAGGGAGCATCCAGGCGCGCTACATCAGCTGTCTCCTGCGTCGCGATCTGGCCCAAGCAGACATGTTCGTGGCCGAGCCTGTACAGTCCCTGCTCACTCACAACCTCAAG CTGGTTGTGCTGAACAGTGAGGGCCGTGACTACTCCTTGGAGGTGCCAACAGACATGACAGTGGAGCAGGTGAAGAAAATGGCAGTGGGTCACTTCTCCAACCCTTTGGAGGCAGTTGGAGGGGATGACCGAACATCTGCAGATGGTTGTAAGACAGGAGGCGGAGGGCGGTCATACCGGCTGGTACTGGTGCGGGAGGCACGACCTCTTATGGAAGCCAACTCCATTCAACTGGAACAACTCCTTGACAATG atgagctgctgctggtggAGCGTCGTGAGGCACCTCCTGCTAATGAGTTGGTCCCAGAGAGCACAGCCGAGGCTCCTACCATGGCACAGATAACTGCTGTAACAGCACAGCTGCCAAAGAGGAACTATATCCATGATACAGATGCTGGCCAATATTCAGATGAT ACAGAGCTGCGGCGCATCCTTGTGACCATGATAGAGGCTTCTGTGCGTCTCATCAGTGCCAATCCAGATTCAGAAGAAATCTTCAGCCAGATTTTGGACAAACTGGAGCGTCGCCATCGCCCACATGTGGATCGCAATGCTTTGCGTCAACTTACAGAGATGGGCTTCCCTGAAGCTAAGGCCACCAAGGCTCTTCAGATCAGAAG AAATGTGACGGAAGCAATGGAGTGGCTTCTGGAACGAGGGAGTTCAGATGAGGTAGAGGGCGATTGCATTTTTGGAGGAGCCAGGAATGCTGCTGGTGATACTACCTCCACCTCAACCACTACaggcaccactaccaccactgcctcctcctctactagTCCTTCCCATAACCCTGTACACAATGATGTGCCTCAGGATCCTGCCCAGAAAGTTCTCAAAACTTTCCTGCAGTACAGGAAAAAATGGTTCCAG CCCAATCCACAAGCCCTGCAGGAGCTCAAAGTCATGGGCTTTGCAGAAGAGGATGCCATCAATGCTCTCAGAGTTAGTGGCAATAAAAAGGAGGTTGCG TGTCATGTGTTGCTGGGCTCCCAGTCAGTGATGACAGACGACCAGGGCCTGGACCGAGACTCGCCCATCATCTCTGCCATTCTCTCTTCCCCTGTCATTCAGTTAGCATTGCCTAAGCCAAAAACTTTGCTAG CCTTGATGATGTGGTATGACAGCCCCACCCATCCCAGCATGTGGCTCAGTGATCCAGACACTCATCCATTCGTGAGCCAAGTTATCCGTATCTATCATGCAGAGAAGCATAGCCTCAACAGGGGACGCTTGCCCCCTCCAGCAGTGTCTTCTGCAGCCTCCACTGACTCATCAGCatccaactcttcctcttcttcaatctcGTCCTCTGAGCCTGGCGTGCTAAGGTTTATGAGCCGTCCTGGAGTGACCAGCGGGCCTGGAGGGGGTGTGACTACTACATATGGATTTTCTGTGAGAACTAGTGAAGGACAACCTCATCCTCAATTCTCATCCTCCCTAACACCAGGCCAGTGTTCCCAGATATTCATTACTGTACGaaacggtagtggtggtgcatcGGAGCAACCTCTGAGCTGGCTTCCCACCTCGGCAGCCAATCATCGGTCCTCTCCCTCCAGAACCATTCCCTCAGCACTGACTCCCTCACAGGTCGCTAGAATTAACCCTGAAGAGCCTATGTCCCACTCTGGGTCTCCCATTAGGTCCTCAGTAGCAGGTCGGGGAGGGTCAGAGGTGCCGAATGGAGTAAGCATGAATTTGGTGGAGCAGAGTCCTTTGTACAATATGACAGTGGAACAACATCCTGCCCCTGATGTTGAGATGGAAGACTCACCCACAGACTCACAGGCCATGGACACACAATAA